A genomic window from Nicotiana sylvestris chromosome 11, ASM39365v2, whole genome shotgun sequence includes:
- the LOC104249071 gene encoding ABC transporter G family member 15-like isoform X2, which yields MTGNILLNGKKRRLDYGVVAYVTQEDTLLGTLSPRETITYSAHLRLPTSMTKEEVNDIVEGTIMEMGLGDCADRLVGNWQLRGISGGEKKRLSIALEILVRPRILFLDEPTTGLDSASAFFVVQALKNISRDGRTVISSIHQPSSEVFALFDDLFLLSGGEAVYFGEAKSAVQFFAESGFPCPSRRNPSDHFLRCVNSDFDVVTATLKGSQRLRETHKSDYLMNMATAEIKELLASKYKHSAYATRARSRMRELLATQGVEIETVKGSQAGWGKQLSTLTRRSFVNMSRDKGYYWSRIVIYIIVSIAVGTLFYDVGTSYTAILARGACGGFVTGYMTFMSIGGFPSFIEELKVFTKERLNGHYGVGAFIIANFLSSFPFLVAVSLITGTITYYMVFRARFFRYVFFVLNLFGCIAVVESCMMIVASLVPNFLMGIITGAGVLGIMMMTAGFFRLLPDLPKPIWRYPISFLGYGAWGLQGAYKNDMIGLVFDPLIPGGEKLKGEDVITNMFKLSLDHSKWWDLLALYALILMYRLLFFIILKLKERATPFFRSMYAKRTMHQLKKRPSFKRKPSLSYSRRQHTLRSLSSQEGLSSPIP from the exons ATGACTGGAAATATCCTTCTCAATGGAAAGAAGAGGAGGTTGGACTATGGTGTTGTT GCTTATGTTACTCAAGAGGATACACTGTTGGGAACTCTATCTCCTAGAGAAACAATTACGTATTCAGCCCATCTGCGCCTTCCAACTAGCATGACGAAAGAAGAGGTAAACGACATTGTAGAGGGAACAATAATGGAAATGGGGTTAGGGGATTGTGCTGATCGGCTGGTAGGAAATTGGCAGTTAAGAGGAATAAGTGGCGGAGAGAAAAAGAGACTAAGCATTGCACTTGAAATCCTTGTACGACCTCGTATACTTTTTCTTGATGAGCCTACTACTGGTCTCGACAGTGCCTCAGCATTCTTTGTTGTTCAAGCTCTTAAAAATATTTCCCGTGATGGAAGAACGGTTATTTCGTCTATACATCAGCCTAGTAGTGAAGTTTTCGCATTGTTTGATGACCTCTTTCTGTTGTCTGGTGGAGAGGCTGTATATTTTGGTGAAGCAAAATCTGCAGTACAG TTCTTTGCTGAATCGGGGTTTCCGTGTCCAAGTAGGAGAAATCCATCCGATCATTTCTTACGCTGTGTTAATTCGGACTTTGACGTCGTGACAGCCACACTGAAAGGCTCACAACGACTCCGG GAAACACATAAGAGTGACTATTTAATGAATATGGCAACAGCAGAAATTAAAGAACTGCTTGCGAGCAAATATAAGCACTCAGCATATGCTACAAGGGCCAGGTCACGGATGCGAGAACTCTTGGCCACG CAAGGAGTTGAGATTGAAACAGTAAAAGGAAGTCAAGCTGGTTGGGGAAAGCAACTTTCAACATTGACGCGGAGATCATTTGTAAACATGTCAAGAGACAAGGGATATTATTGGTCTCGCATAGTAATTTACATCATTGTATCTATTGCTGTTGGTACCCTCTTCTATGATGTCGGCACCAGTTACACAGCAATCTTGGCTCGAGGAGCTTGTGGTGGTTTTGTCACCGGCTACATGACTTTCATGTCCATTGGAGGCTTTCCGTCCTTCATAGAAGAATTGAAG GTTTTTACCAAAGAAAGGCTTAACGGGCACTATGGTGTTGGAGCTTTCATAATAGCAAACTTCCTCTCTTCATTTCCATTCTTAGTTGCAGTTTCACTCATCACCGGGACCATAACCTATTACATGGTGTTTCGGGCTAGATTCTTTCGTTATGTGTTTTTCGTCCTAAATCTTTTTGGTTGTATCGCTGTTGTTGAGAGCTGCATGATGATTGTAGCTTCACTTGTTCCAAACTTCTTAATGGGAATCATAACAGGAGCCGGCGTGCTT GGAATCATGATGATGACTGCTGGATTTTTCCGTTTGCTGCCAGATCTTCCCAAGCCAATTTGGCGCTATCCGATTTCATTTCTTGGTTACGGGGCATGGGGTTTACAG GGAGCATATAAGAATGACATGATTGGACTTGTATTTGATCCACTAATCCCTGGTGGAGAGAAACTAAAAGGGGAAGATGTTATCACAAATATGTTCAAATTGTCATTGGATCATTCCAAGTGGTGGGATTTACTCGCATTATACGCCCTCATTCTGATGTATCGGCTTCTATTCTTTATTATTCTCAAGTTAAAGGAGCGAGCAACGCCATTTTTCCGATCAATGTACGCCAAGAGAACTATGCATCAACTCAAAAAGCGGCCGTCATTCAAGAGGAAACCATCTTTATCTTATTCAAGAAGACAACATACTCTCAGGTCATTGTCTTCTCAAGAGGGTCTTAGCTCTCCAATCCCATAG
- the LOC104249071 gene encoding ABC transporter G family member 15-like isoform X1 encodes MDGMEIEVTNGRGDIEKGVMHKQGVAYLVWEDLTVMLPNFGHGPTKKLLHGLSGYAEPGRIMAIMGPSGSGKSTLLDTLAGRLSTNVVMTGNILLNGKKRRLDYGVVAYVTQEDTLLGTLSPRETITYSAHLRLPTSMTKEEVNDIVEGTIMEMGLGDCADRLVGNWQLRGISGGEKKRLSIALEILVRPRILFLDEPTTGLDSASAFFVVQALKNISRDGRTVISSIHQPSSEVFALFDDLFLLSGGEAVYFGEAKSAVQFFAESGFPCPSRRNPSDHFLRCVNSDFDVVTATLKGSQRLRETHKSDYLMNMATAEIKELLASKYKHSAYATRARSRMRELLATQGVEIETVKGSQAGWGKQLSTLTRRSFVNMSRDKGYYWSRIVIYIIVSIAVGTLFYDVGTSYTAILARGACGGFVTGYMTFMSIGGFPSFIEELKVFTKERLNGHYGVGAFIIANFLSSFPFLVAVSLITGTITYYMVFRARFFRYVFFVLNLFGCIAVVESCMMIVASLVPNFLMGIITGAGVLGIMMMTAGFFRLLPDLPKPIWRYPISFLGYGAWGLQGAYKNDMIGLVFDPLIPGGEKLKGEDVITNMFKLSLDHSKWWDLLALYALILMYRLLFFIILKLKERATPFFRSMYAKRTMHQLKKRPSFKRKPSLSYSRRQHTLRSLSSQEGLSSPIP; translated from the exons ATGGATGGGATGGAGATAGAAGTGACAAATGGACGTGGAGATATTGAGAAAGGAGTAATGCATAAACAAGGAGTTGCATATTTAGTATGGGAAGATTTAACAGTAATGTTACCAAATTTTGGACATGGACCAACAAAGAAGTTGCTACATGGTTTAAGTGGTTATGCTGAACCTGGTAGAATTATGGCTATTATGGGTCCTTCTGGTTCTGGAAAATCTACACTTCTTGATACTTTAGCAG GTAGACTATCGACAAATGTGGTGATGACTGGAAATATCCTTCTCAATGGAAAGAAGAGGAGGTTGGACTATGGTGTTGTT GCTTATGTTACTCAAGAGGATACACTGTTGGGAACTCTATCTCCTAGAGAAACAATTACGTATTCAGCCCATCTGCGCCTTCCAACTAGCATGACGAAAGAAGAGGTAAACGACATTGTAGAGGGAACAATAATGGAAATGGGGTTAGGGGATTGTGCTGATCGGCTGGTAGGAAATTGGCAGTTAAGAGGAATAAGTGGCGGAGAGAAAAAGAGACTAAGCATTGCACTTGAAATCCTTGTACGACCTCGTATACTTTTTCTTGATGAGCCTACTACTGGTCTCGACAGTGCCTCAGCATTCTTTGTTGTTCAAGCTCTTAAAAATATTTCCCGTGATGGAAGAACGGTTATTTCGTCTATACATCAGCCTAGTAGTGAAGTTTTCGCATTGTTTGATGACCTCTTTCTGTTGTCTGGTGGAGAGGCTGTATATTTTGGTGAAGCAAAATCTGCAGTACAG TTCTTTGCTGAATCGGGGTTTCCGTGTCCAAGTAGGAGAAATCCATCCGATCATTTCTTACGCTGTGTTAATTCGGACTTTGACGTCGTGACAGCCACACTGAAAGGCTCACAACGACTCCGG GAAACACATAAGAGTGACTATTTAATGAATATGGCAACAGCAGAAATTAAAGAACTGCTTGCGAGCAAATATAAGCACTCAGCATATGCTACAAGGGCCAGGTCACGGATGCGAGAACTCTTGGCCACG CAAGGAGTTGAGATTGAAACAGTAAAAGGAAGTCAAGCTGGTTGGGGAAAGCAACTTTCAACATTGACGCGGAGATCATTTGTAAACATGTCAAGAGACAAGGGATATTATTGGTCTCGCATAGTAATTTACATCATTGTATCTATTGCTGTTGGTACCCTCTTCTATGATGTCGGCACCAGTTACACAGCAATCTTGGCTCGAGGAGCTTGTGGTGGTTTTGTCACCGGCTACATGACTTTCATGTCCATTGGAGGCTTTCCGTCCTTCATAGAAGAATTGAAG GTTTTTACCAAAGAAAGGCTTAACGGGCACTATGGTGTTGGAGCTTTCATAATAGCAAACTTCCTCTCTTCATTTCCATTCTTAGTTGCAGTTTCACTCATCACCGGGACCATAACCTATTACATGGTGTTTCGGGCTAGATTCTTTCGTTATGTGTTTTTCGTCCTAAATCTTTTTGGTTGTATCGCTGTTGTTGAGAGCTGCATGATGATTGTAGCTTCACTTGTTCCAAACTTCTTAATGGGAATCATAACAGGAGCCGGCGTGCTT GGAATCATGATGATGACTGCTGGATTTTTCCGTTTGCTGCCAGATCTTCCCAAGCCAATTTGGCGCTATCCGATTTCATTTCTTGGTTACGGGGCATGGGGTTTACAG GGAGCATATAAGAATGACATGATTGGACTTGTATTTGATCCACTAATCCCTGGTGGAGAGAAACTAAAAGGGGAAGATGTTATCACAAATATGTTCAAATTGTCATTGGATCATTCCAAGTGGTGGGATTTACTCGCATTATACGCCCTCATTCTGATGTATCGGCTTCTATTCTTTATTATTCTCAAGTTAAAGGAGCGAGCAACGCCATTTTTCCGATCAATGTACGCCAAGAGAACTATGCATCAACTCAAAAAGCGGCCGTCATTCAAGAGGAAACCATCTTTATCTTATTCAAGAAGACAACATACTCTCAGGTCATTGTCTTCTCAAGAGGGTCTTAGCTCTCCAATCCCATAG